From one Idiomarina sp. X4 genomic stretch:
- the purD gene encoding phosphoribosylamine--glycine ligase gives MKVLVVGGGGREHALAWKAAQSSQVDCVFVAPGNAGTEREPNLTNVDIAAEDIDGLLNFAKQESIGLTIVGPEAPLVAGIVDKFTDAGLAAFGPTAQAAQLEGSKAFSKDFLQRHNIPTADYQNFTEVEPAKAYVAEKGVPIVIKADGLAAGKGVIIAETLEQANAAIDDMLAGNRFGDAGHRVVIEEFLTGEEASFIVMVDGERAIPFASSQDHKARDNGDTGPNTGGMGAYSPAPVVSPAIHDWVMRHVIKPTVDGMAAEGAPYKGFLYAGLMIANDGTAKVLEYNCRFGDPETQPIMMRLKSDLVELCLQAVDGKLNQAPIEFDERAAVGVVMAAGGYPESYKKGDVIQGLPNAESENQKVFHAGTKIENGNVVTSGGRVLCCTALGNTVTEAQKQAYDLVNGINWDNVYFRTDIAHRAIKRES, from the coding sequence ATGAAAGTTTTGGTTGTTGGCGGCGGAGGCCGTGAACACGCACTGGCGTGGAAAGCAGCGCAGTCTTCACAAGTAGACTGTGTCTTTGTAGCTCCTGGCAATGCAGGTACTGAGCGTGAGCCTAACCTCACAAATGTTGATATTGCAGCCGAAGACATCGACGGTCTGCTCAACTTTGCCAAGCAGGAAAGTATCGGGCTGACCATTGTTGGGCCTGAAGCCCCTTTGGTTGCTGGCATTGTCGACAAGTTCACTGATGCCGGATTAGCCGCTTTTGGCCCGACAGCCCAAGCGGCTCAGCTGGAAGGCTCTAAAGCGTTCAGCAAAGACTTCCTGCAGCGTCACAATATTCCAACCGCCGACTACCAGAACTTCACTGAAGTAGAGCCTGCAAAAGCCTATGTTGCGGAAAAAGGTGTGCCTATTGTCATTAAGGCGGACGGCTTAGCTGCTGGTAAAGGCGTTATTATTGCCGAAACCCTAGAGCAAGCGAACGCAGCGATTGATGACATGTTGGCCGGTAACCGATTTGGCGACGCTGGTCACCGCGTGGTTATTGAAGAATTCTTAACCGGTGAAGAAGCCTCTTTCATTGTTATGGTTGACGGTGAACGCGCAATACCGTTTGCCTCTAGCCAGGACCATAAAGCTCGAGACAATGGCGATACAGGCCCGAACACCGGTGGCATGGGAGCCTACTCTCCCGCGCCCGTCGTATCTCCGGCTATCCATGATTGGGTAATGCGCCATGTTATTAAACCGACTGTTGACGGAATGGCTGCTGAAGGAGCTCCTTACAAAGGTTTCCTATACGCTGGCTTAATGATTGCGAACGACGGTACTGCCAAAGTGCTCGAGTACAACTGCCGTTTTGGAGATCCGGAAACACAACCCATTATGATGCGTCTGAAATCAGACTTAGTGGAGCTATGCTTGCAAGCCGTTGACGGTAAACTAAACCAAGCACCTATCGAGTTTGATGAGCGCGCAGCAGTAGGCGTTGTTATGGCTGCCGGCGGCTACCCAGAGAGTTATAAGAAAGGCGACGTTATTCAAGGCTTACCAAATGCTGAGTCTGAGAATCAAAAGGTCTTTCACGCCGGTACTAAAATAGAAAATGGAAACGTTGTTACCAGCGGTGGACGTGTGCTCTGCTGCACTGCACTGGGTAACACGGTCACTGAAGCTCAGAAGCAAGCCTATGACCTAGTTAATGGTATTAACTGGGACAATGTTTATTTCCGTACGGATATCGCTCACAGAGCGATTAAACGCGAAAGCTAA
- a CDS encoding class I SAM-dependent methyltransferase, translating into MKYSAIALSMVSLLALSACDSGPKSSAPASTEQGASITLEQAVNHDDRTPAYVERDQFRHPKETLAFFELEPSMTVVEIWPGGGYYSEILAPYLAEEGTFYAAHFPEDTQSDYYQRSLNKFKERLTSEAVFGNVELTQFAPLTPLETDIAPPNSADRILTFRNLHNWYMSGGEEAVLDAFRQFHQALIPDGILGVVDHRLPESADDGAMENSGYIKESWVIDLAEKAGFELVESSDINANPKDTADHPNGVWNLPPTLNVEDGDDVEVYKAIGESDRFTLKFRKPVE; encoded by the coding sequence ATGAAATATTCTGCAATCGCATTATCTATGGTATCGCTGTTAGCTCTGTCGGCTTGCGATAGCGGCCCTAAGTCATCCGCACCAGCGAGCACCGAGCAGGGAGCTTCAATAACGTTGGAACAAGCGGTCAATCATGATGATCGTACGCCCGCGTATGTTGAGCGTGATCAGTTTCGTCATCCGAAAGAAACACTAGCGTTTTTCGAACTTGAGCCATCCATGACGGTTGTGGAAATATGGCCAGGTGGTGGTTACTACAGCGAAATTCTGGCGCCATACCTTGCTGAAGAAGGGACATTTTACGCAGCTCATTTCCCCGAAGACACACAAAGCGACTACTACCAACGTTCGCTCAATAAATTTAAAGAGCGCCTGACCAGCGAAGCGGTATTTGGCAATGTTGAGTTGACTCAGTTTGCGCCGTTAACGCCACTGGAAACAGACATTGCGCCGCCAAACAGCGCTGACCGCATACTGACCTTCCGTAACTTACACAATTGGTATATGAGTGGCGGCGAAGAAGCGGTGCTGGATGCTTTCCGGCAATTCCATCAAGCATTAATTCCGGATGGTATTTTGGGTGTGGTTGATCACCGTTTACCAGAAAGTGCAGACGATGGCGCTATGGAAAACAGTGGTTACATTAAAGAAAGCTGGGTGATTGACCTTGCAGAGAAGGCAGGCTTTGAGCTGGTCGAAAGCAGTGACATTAATGCAAACCCGAAAGATACAGCAGACCACCCCAACGGTGTTTGGAACTTACCACCAACACTGAATGTAGAAGATGGTGACGACGTGGAAGTTTATAAAGCTATCGGTGAGAGCGACCGATTCACATTAAAGTTTAGAAAACCCGTAGAATAA
- the purH gene encoding bifunctional phosphoribosylaminoimidazolecarboxamide formyltransferase/IMP cyclohydrolase, translating into MENRPIQRALISVSDKTGIVEFAQALAAKNIEILSTGGTAKLLRDSGLTVIDVSEHTGQTEIMGGRVKTLHPKVHGGILGRRDIDQAIMQEQNIAPIDMVVVNLYPFAETVAKEGCTLEDAIENIDIGGPTMVRAAAKNHKDVTIVVNASDYDRVLSEMNNSGTVSYDTRFDLAVAAFEHTAQYDGMIANYLGKQLSDNDFARTLNLQVSKKQDLRYGENSHQSAAFYTESNAPEGNVSAAKQLQGKALSFNNIADTDAALECVKSFVEPACVIVKHANPCGVAIGESISDAYDRAFKTDPTSAFGGIIAFNRELDESTATAIVERQFVEVIIAPSVSDAAKEAVSGKKNVRLLECGQWADSGTQLDYKRVTGGLLVQDTDTEDFNADELKVVSKVQPTEEQMTDLLFCWKVAKFVKSNAIVYAKDGMTIGVGAGQMSRVYSAKIAGIKAADEGLQVEGSVMASDAFFPFRDGIDAAAEAGIKAIIQPGGSIRDDEIIAAADEHGIAMVFTGMRHFRH; encoded by the coding sequence ATGGAAAACCGTCCTATTCAACGCGCGTTAATTAGTGTTTCAGATAAAACAGGCATTGTTGAGTTTGCTCAGGCATTAGCAGCAAAGAATATTGAAATACTCTCTACAGGCGGCACTGCCAAACTCTTACGCGACTCTGGCTTAACCGTAATTGATGTCTCTGAGCACACCGGACAAACGGAAATTATGGGCGGTCGTGTTAAGACACTACACCCGAAAGTTCACGGTGGGATTCTGGGCCGTCGTGACATTGATCAGGCCATTATGCAGGAACAAAACATCGCGCCTATCGACATGGTTGTTGTAAACCTCTACCCGTTTGCCGAGACCGTTGCTAAAGAAGGTTGTACGTTAGAAGACGCGATTGAGAATATCGATATCGGTGGGCCAACTATGGTTCGAGCCGCAGCGAAAAACCATAAAGATGTCACTATTGTGGTTAATGCGTCTGACTATGACCGCGTTCTAAGTGAAATGAATAACAGTGGCACTGTCAGCTACGATACTCGCTTTGATTTAGCGGTTGCCGCGTTTGAGCATACTGCGCAATACGATGGCATGATAGCAAATTATCTGGGCAAACAGTTAAGCGACAATGACTTCGCCCGCACATTAAACCTGCAAGTATCGAAGAAACAAGACCTACGCTACGGAGAAAACTCGCATCAATCAGCAGCATTCTACACTGAGAGCAATGCGCCTGAAGGTAACGTGTCTGCGGCCAAACAGCTGCAAGGCAAAGCACTTTCTTTCAATAACATTGCCGATACCGACGCCGCTTTAGAATGCGTGAAAAGTTTCGTTGAACCGGCTTGCGTTATCGTCAAGCACGCGAACCCATGCGGCGTTGCTATTGGTGAATCTATTTCCGACGCTTACGATCGGGCGTTCAAAACCGACCCAACCTCAGCGTTTGGTGGGATCATCGCATTTAATCGCGAGCTCGATGAGTCGACTGCGACTGCCATTGTTGAACGCCAGTTTGTCGAAGTTATTATCGCACCAAGCGTCAGCGATGCCGCAAAAGAAGCCGTCTCCGGTAAGAAAAATGTGCGTTTGCTCGAATGCGGCCAGTGGGCTGACTCTGGGACTCAACTTGACTATAAACGTGTCACCGGTGGCCTGTTAGTGCAAGATACCGATACCGAGGACTTTAATGCAGACGAGTTGAAAGTCGTCAGCAAAGTTCAGCCAACCGAAGAACAAATGACTGATTTACTATTCTGCTGGAAGGTAGCGAAGTTTGTTAAGTCGAACGCTATTGTTTATGCCAAAGACGGCATGACCATTGGTGTTGGCGCCGGCCAAATGAGCCGTGTTTACAGCGCAAAAATTGCAGGCATTAAAGCAGCCGACGAAGGCCTCCAGGTTGAAGGCTCGGTCATGGCTTCTGACGCGTTTTTCCCATTCCGAGATGGGATTGACGCCGCCGCTGAAGCCGGTATTAAGGCGATTATTCAACCGGGCGGGTCAATTCGCGACGACGAGATTATTGCCGCCGCAGACGAGCACGGTATTGCCATGGTCTTTACCGGAATGCGCCATTTCCGCCATTAA